In Halomonas alkalicola, the following proteins share a genomic window:
- a CDS encoding (Fe-S)-binding protein — MTPVKCYPPRPEKVYFFGTCLIDLFYPEAGLDGIRLLEREGIEVLFPQDQTCCGQPAYTSGYQEEARAVAAAQLGLFPEPWPIIVPSGSCGGMMRTHYPQLFAGTPQEAKANEVAGRIFELTEFLVHVSHLKLEDRGAPEKVAMHTSCSARREMGLAETGPALLAQLGQVELVEQARAAECCGFGGTFAVRHPEVSAAMVEDKTLAIEAAGAERFVSSDCGCLMNIGGRFAHQKKAVKGEHIASYLWRRTS, encoded by the coding sequence ATGACGCCAGTCAAGTGCTACCCGCCCAGGCCGGAGAAGGTCTACTTCTTCGGTACCTGCCTGATCGACCTCTTCTATCCTGAAGCCGGCCTGGACGGGATTCGCCTGCTGGAGCGGGAGGGCATCGAGGTGCTCTTTCCCCAGGACCAGACCTGCTGCGGCCAGCCGGCCTACACCTCCGGCTACCAGGAGGAGGCGCGGGCGGTGGCGGCGGCACAGCTTGGTCTCTTCCCCGAGCCCTGGCCGATCATCGTACCCTCCGGCTCCTGCGGCGGCATGATGCGCACCCACTACCCACAGCTCTTCGCCGGCACCCCTCAGGAGGCAAAGGCCAACGAGGTGGCCGGACGCATCTTTGAACTGACCGAGTTCCTGGTGCATGTCTCCCACCTGAAGCTGGAGGATCGCGGTGCGCCCGAGAAGGTGGCCATGCACACCTCCTGCAGCGCACGCCGCGAGATGGGCCTGGCCGAAACCGGCCCGGCGCTGCTGGCCCAGCTCGGCCAGGTGGAGCTGGTCGAGCAGGCGCGTGCCGCCGAGTGCTGCGGCTTCGGCGGCACCTTCGCCGTGCGCCACCCGGAGGTCTCCGCCGCCATGGTGGAGGACAAGACCCTGGCCATCGAGGCGGCCGGGGCCGAGCGCTTCGTCAGCTCCGACTGCGGCTGCCTGATGAACATCGGCGGGCGCTTCGCGCATCAGAAGAAGGCCGTGAAGGGCGAGCACATCGCCAGCTACCTGTGGCGGAGAACCTCATGA
- a CDS encoding LutB/LldF family L-lactate oxidation iron-sulfur protein — protein MSVQTFTPREFHRQAHDALGNPQIRGNFRRAMDGLMAKRRDAFADWDLETLRELGANIRLRALARLPDLLEQLEANCQANGIRVHWAENGEEACRIIREICESHGARSVIKGKSMVSEEMHLNAHLEAAGIEALESDLGEYLVQLNEQTPSHIIMPAIHLNTDEISEIMHEKTGTERTRDVDYMTAAARQQLRERFMAADVGISGVNFAVAETGTLCLVENEGNGRMTTTVPPVHIAVTGIEKVVEHLRDVPPLYALLTRSATGQHVTTYFNMISSPRREGEHDGPKEVHLVLVDSGRSRIYQDDELLDTLRCIRCGACMNHCPVYTRVGGHTYGTTYPGPIGSILSPHLMGLEETKDLPTASSLCGACGEVCPVKIPIPDLLVRLRKESVGEGRGNVPGAGIKRTRKEAAAWKGFQWLATHPGAWRSGTALAGKLKALMPSKLGAWTDYRTAPAPAARSLHALVKEHQAGQPRTEPTREEERR, from the coding sequence ATGAGCGTACAGACTTTCACCCCCCGGGAGTTCCACCGCCAAGCCCATGACGCCCTCGGCAATCCGCAGATTCGCGGCAACTTCCGTCGCGCCATGGACGGTCTGATGGCCAAGCGCCGCGACGCCTTCGCGGACTGGGACCTCGAGACCCTGCGCGAGCTGGGTGCCAACATCCGCCTGCGGGCGCTGGCCAGGCTGCCCGACCTGCTGGAGCAGCTGGAGGCCAACTGCCAGGCCAACGGCATCCGGGTGCACTGGGCCGAGAATGGTGAGGAGGCGTGCCGCATCATCCGCGAGATCTGCGAGTCCCACGGTGCCAGGTCGGTGATCAAGGGCAAGTCCATGGTCTCCGAGGAGATGCACCTCAACGCCCACCTCGAGGCGGCGGGCATCGAGGCGCTGGAGTCGGACCTCGGCGAGTACCTGGTGCAGCTCAACGAGCAGACTCCCTCCCATATCATCATGCCGGCGATCCATCTCAACACCGATGAGATCTCCGAGATCATGCACGAGAAGACCGGCACCGAGCGCACCCGGGACGTCGACTACATGACCGCGGCGGCACGCCAGCAGCTGCGCGAGCGCTTCATGGCCGCCGATGTGGGCATCTCCGGGGTCAACTTCGCGGTGGCCGAGACCGGCACCCTTTGCCTGGTGGAGAACGAGGGCAACGGGCGCATGACCACCACGGTGCCGCCGGTGCACATCGCCGTGACCGGCATCGAGAAGGTGGTGGAGCACCTGCGCGACGTGCCGCCGCTCTATGCGCTGCTGACCCGCTCCGCCACCGGCCAGCACGTCACCACCTACTTCAACATGATCAGCTCGCCGCGCAGGGAGGGGGAGCACGACGGGCCGAAGGAGGTCCACCTGGTGCTGGTGGACAGCGGCCGTTCGCGCATCTATCAGGATGACGAACTGCTCGACACCCTGCGCTGCATCCGTTGCGGCGCCTGCATGAACCACTGCCCCGTCTATACCCGGGTGGGCGGCCACACCTACGGCACCACCTACCCCGGCCCGATCGGCAGCATCCTCTCGCCCCACCTGATGGGGCTCGAGGAGACCAAGGACCTGCCCACCGCCTCCAGCCTGTGCGGCGCCTGTGGCGAAGTCTGCCCGGTGAAGATTCCGATCCCCGACCTGCTGGTGCGGCTGCGCAAGGAGTCGGTGGGCGAGGGGCGCGGTAACGTGCCCGGTGCCGGGATCAAGCGCACTCGCAAGGAGGCTGCCGCCTGGAAGGGGTTCCAGTGGCTGGCCACCCACCCCGGCGCCTGGCGCAGCGGCACCGCCCTGGCGGGCAAGCTCAAGGCGCTGATGCCGTCTAAGCTGGGCGCCTGGACCGACTACCGCACCGCTCCGGCACCGGCCGCCAGGTCCCTGCACGCCTTGGTCAAGGAGCACCAGGCGGGCCAGCCCCGCACCGAGCCAACCCGTGAGGAGGAGCGCCGATGA
- a CDS encoding LutC/YkgG family protein, with protein sequence MSARNAILKRLRERLDGPLSAPESDFSVVTGRGWSQEERLARFERWITSVHGEVVHASHDDWTRPLAEVLAERGVRRLALGREHPVAAEAREALADAGVELVEVDRDIEGWQQEQFERVDAGLTSTLGAIAETGSLWLWPTPDEPRLISLVPPLHIAVLDADTVEETFFDVVERHGWANGMPTNALLISGPSKTADIEQTLAYGVHGPRELVVIVRHAGTAPGEA encoded by the coding sequence ATGAGTGCCCGCAACGCCATTCTCAAGCGCCTGCGCGAGCGCCTCGACGGCCCACTGAGCGCCCCCGAGAGCGACTTCTCAGTGGTGACCGGCCGCGGCTGGAGCCAGGAGGAGCGCCTGGCCCGCTTCGAACGCTGGATCACCTCGGTCCACGGGGAGGTGGTTCATGCCAGCCATGACGACTGGACGCGGCCCCTGGCCGAGGTGCTGGCCGAGAGGGGGGTGCGCCGGCTGGCCCTGGGGCGCGAGCATCCGGTGGCCGCCGAGGCTCGAGAGGCCCTGGCCGATGCCGGCGTCGAGCTGGTCGAGGTCGACCGCGATATCGAGGGCTGGCAGCAGGAGCAGTTCGAGCGCGTCGATGCCGGCCTGACCTCGACTCTGGGTGCCATCGCCGAGACCGGCAGCCTGTGGCTCTGGCCGACCCCCGACGAGCCACGCCTGATCAGCCTGGTGCCGCCGCTCCATATCGCGGTGCTGGATGCCGACACCGTCGAGGAGACCTTCTTCGACGTGGTGGAGCGCCACGGCTGGGCCAACGGGATGCCCACCAATGCGCTGCTGATCTCCGGGCCCAGCAAGACCGCCGATATCGAACAGACCCTGGCCTATGGCGTCCACGGTCCCCGGGAGCTGGTGGTGATCGTGCGCCACGCAGGCACGGCGCCGGGGGAGGCGTGA
- a CDS encoding FAD-binding and (Fe-S)-binding domain-containing protein — protein sequence MKAPSEATYAELKRVLAESIPGERLIDDPLRTLAYGTDASFYRLIPRLVVRPESEDELQRVLAECRARGVPVTFRAAGTSLSGQAVTDSVLIQLGRGWRGHEILDAGRAIRLQPGVIGARANQLLAPFGRKIGPDPASINSCMIGGIAANNASGMCCGTAQNSYRTLRDLRVILADGTLLDTADPASREAFRRSHAGLVEGLERLSAETRANEALAEKVRHKYRLKNTTGYALNSLVDFEDGIEILKHLMIGSEGTLGFISTITYDSVVDEPCKAAALAFFPDMATTCRATIALKPSPVSAVELMDRAALRSVQDKPGMPESLRTLPDGAAALLIDVRGHDEADLESRMAEVQASLEGIRTLEPVTFTREPATYELYWKIRKGLFPAVGAVRDTGTTVIIEDVAFPVERLDEGVLALTEVFHRHGYPETILFGHALEGNLHFVFPQGFEKPGEVERYQGLMDEVAQLVGVEYGGSLKAEHGTGRNMAPYVELEWGPEAYALMWEIKALFDPENLLNPEVILSRNPTLHLENLKPLPAAHEIVDKCIECGFCEHVCPSKDLTLTPRQRIVIAREMARLEALGEAASGEEVERLAALRAACGYAVDETCAADGLCATQCPVGINTGDLVRELRHERLASRAGLAHRVGRHFSGVTRMARGALSVAGAANRVLGDDLMEKASGSARRLSGGRLPQWTPALPQAAPVRVLKQPPSGQGRDKVVYLPSCATRVFGASRQDGEETRSAMEITLALLERAGFEVIIPEMVGHLCCGMAFNSKGQFEEATHKARELNRELLVASQNGRYPILMDTSPCVLHLQARLDKRLAVSEPVAFAHDHLLERLSLVQLDEKVAVHVTCSSTHMGLGEKMVALARACAREVVVPAEITCCGFAGDKGFTTPELNASALAGLADQVKGCSAGYSNSRTCEIGLARHGEIPYRSILSLLDRASRPGS from the coding sequence ATGAAGGCGCCGTCCGAGGCCACCTATGCCGAGCTGAAGCGGGTCCTGGCGGAATCGATCCCCGGCGAGCGGCTGATCGATGACCCGCTGCGCACCCTGGCCTACGGCACCGACGCCAGCTTCTATCGGCTGATTCCCAGGCTGGTGGTGCGTCCCGAGAGCGAGGACGAGCTGCAGCGGGTGCTGGCCGAGTGCCGCGCCCGTGGCGTGCCGGTGACCTTCCGGGCCGCCGGCACCTCGCTCTCCGGCCAGGCGGTGACCGACTCGGTGCTGATCCAGCTCGGCCGCGGCTGGCGCGGCCACGAGATCCTCGATGCGGGGCGCGCGATCCGCCTGCAGCCCGGGGTGATCGGCGCCCGGGCCAACCAGCTGCTGGCGCCCTTCGGGCGCAAGATCGGGCCGGACCCTGCCTCCATCAACAGCTGCATGATCGGCGGCATTGCCGCCAACAACGCCTCGGGCATGTGCTGCGGCACCGCCCAGAACAGCTATCGCACGCTGCGCGACCTGCGCGTGATCCTGGCCGACGGCACCCTGTTGGACACCGCCGATCCCGCCAGTCGCGAGGCCTTCCGCCGCTCCCACGCCGGGCTGGTCGAGGGCCTCGAGCGCCTCTCCGCCGAGACTCGGGCCAACGAGGCCCTCGCCGAGAAGGTTCGCCACAAGTACCGGCTGAAGAACACCACCGGCTATGCCCTCAACAGCCTGGTCGACTTCGAGGATGGCATCGAGATCCTCAAGCACCTGATGATCGGCTCCGAGGGCACCCTTGGCTTTATCAGCACCATCACCTACGACAGCGTGGTTGACGAGCCCTGCAAGGCGGCCGCGCTGGCCTTCTTCCCCGACATGGCCACCACCTGTCGCGCCACCATCGCACTCAAGCCCTCGCCGGTCTCCGCGGTGGAGCTGATGGACCGTGCCGCCCTGCGCTCGGTGCAGGACAAGCCCGGCATGCCGGAGTCCCTGCGCACCCTCCCCGACGGGGCCGCGGCGCTGCTGATCGACGTGCGCGGCCACGATGAGGCGGATCTCGAGTCGCGCATGGCAGAGGTGCAGGCGAGCCTGGAGGGCATCCGCACCCTGGAGCCGGTCACCTTCACCCGCGAGCCGGCCACCTACGAGCTCTACTGGAAGATCCGCAAGGGGCTCTTCCCGGCGGTGGGTGCGGTGCGCGATACCGGCACCACGGTGATCATCGAGGACGTGGCCTTTCCCGTTGAGCGCCTCGACGAGGGCGTGCTGGCGCTGACCGAAGTCTTCCATCGCCACGGCTACCCGGAGACGATCCTCTTCGGCCACGCCCTGGAGGGCAACCTGCACTTCGTCTTCCCCCAGGGCTTCGAGAAGCCCGGCGAGGTCGAGCGCTACCAGGGGCTGATGGACGAGGTCGCCCAGCTGGTGGGCGTCGAGTACGGCGGCTCGCTCAAGGCCGAGCACGGGACCGGGCGCAACATGGCCCCCTATGTGGAGCTGGAGTGGGGTCCCGAGGCCTATGCCCTGATGTGGGAGATCAAGGCGCTGTTCGACCCCGAGAACCTGCTCAATCCCGAGGTGATTCTCAGCCGTAACCCCACCCTGCATCTGGAGAACCTCAAGCCGCTGCCGGCCGCTCACGAGATCGTCGACAAGTGCATCGAGTGCGGCTTCTGCGAGCATGTCTGCCCGTCGAAGGATCTCACCCTGACGCCCCGTCAGCGCATCGTCATCGCCCGCGAGATGGCGCGCCTCGAGGCGCTGGGCGAGGCGGCCAGCGGCGAGGAGGTCGAGCGCCTGGCCGCGCTGCGCGCCGCTTGCGGCTACGCGGTCGACGAGACCTGTGCCGCCGATGGCCTCTGCGCCACCCAGTGCCCGGTGGGCATCAATACGGGTGACCTGGTGCGCGAACTGCGTCACGAGCGCCTGGCGAGCCGAGCTGGGCTGGCCCATCGGGTGGGCCGCCACTTCTCCGGAGTGACCCGCATGGCGCGTGGGGCCCTGAGCGTCGCCGGTGCGGCCAACCGGGTGCTCGGCGACGACCTGATGGAGAAGGCCAGCGGTAGTGCGCGCCGCCTCAGCGGCGGGCGCCTGCCCCAGTGGACGCCGGCGTTGCCCCAGGCCGCGCCGGTCCGCGTGCTCAAGCAGCCGCCTTCGGGCCAGGGTCGCGACAAGGTCGTCTACCTGCCCAGCTGTGCGACCCGGGTATTCGGCGCCAGCCGCCAGGATGGCGAGGAGACGCGTTCGGCGATGGAGATCACCCTGGCGCTGCTCGAACGGGCCGGCTTCGAGGTGATCATTCCCGAGATGGTCGGGCACCTCTGCTGCGGCATGGCCTTCAACTCCAAGGGGCAGTTCGAGGAGGCGACCCACAAGGCGCGGGAGCTCAACCGCGAGCTGCTGGTGGCGAGCCAGAACGGCCGCTATCCGATCCTGATGGATACCAGTCCCTGCGTGCTGCACCTGCAGGCGCGCCTGGACAAGCGGCTGGCGGTCAGCGAGCCGGTGGCCTTTGCCCATGATCACCTGCTGGAGCGCCTCTCCCTGGTCCAGCTGGACGAGAAGGTCGCGGTCCATGTGACCTGCTCGAGCACGCACATGGGCCTCGGCGAGAAGATGGTGGCCCTGGCCCGCGCCTGTGCCCGGGAGGTGGTGGTGCCCGCCGAGATCACCTGCTGTGGCTTCGCCGGCGACAAGGGCTTCACCACGCCGGAGCTGAACGCCTCGGCGCTGGCGGGGCTCGCCGACCAGGTGAAGGGGTGCAGTGCCGGCTACTCCAACTCGCGAACCTGCGAGATCGGGCTGGCGCGACATGGCGAAATCCCCTATCGCTCCATCCTCTCCCTGCTGGATCGGGCGAGCCGACCGGGCTCCTGA
- a CDS encoding biotin--[acetyl-CoA-carboxylase] ligase — translation MTIGDLIRLLSDGEFHSGEQLGERLGVARAAVWKQLRKLEALGIAMEAVKGQGYRLAEPLELLDGARIVAGLSRESRGLLTRLFVEETLPSSNAFLRERFDQGAGHGEVCLVEQQSAGRGRRGRPWNTPWGQSLMLSLGWRVDSGVTALEGLSLAIGVVLAQALERHGAAPRLKWPNDVLLEQPDGGFGKLAGILVEVTGDTAGPCEVVIGMGINVGLPAAFRAGLDQPAAAVHDQAPGVSRNELAVELIEALLSLMAGFEAQGFPAWQAAWNERHAFADHEVDILRGERREAAVAEGVDGSGNLLVRREGRLERLAGGEISVRARS, via the coding sequence ATGACCATCGGAGACCTGATTCGCCTGCTCAGCGACGGCGAGTTCCACTCCGGCGAGCAGCTCGGTGAGCGGCTCGGCGTGGCGCGGGCGGCCGTGTGGAAGCAGCTGCGCAAGCTGGAGGCGCTGGGGATCGCCATGGAGGCGGTGAAGGGGCAGGGCTACAGGCTTGCCGAGCCGCTCGAGCTCCTCGACGGGGCGCGCATCGTCGCCGGCCTGTCGCGGGAGTCGCGCGGGCTGCTGACGCGGCTGTTCGTCGAGGAGACCCTGCCGTCGAGCAACGCCTTCCTGCGTGAGCGCTTCGACCAGGGCGCCGGCCATGGCGAGGTCTGCCTGGTGGAGCAGCAGAGCGCAGGGCGCGGCCGGCGGGGGCGCCCCTGGAACACTCCCTGGGGGCAGAGCCTGATGCTGTCGCTCGGCTGGCGGGTCGATTCCGGTGTGACGGCGCTGGAGGGGCTGAGCCTGGCGATAGGCGTGGTGCTGGCTCAGGCGCTGGAGCGCCACGGCGCGGCGCCTCGCCTCAAGTGGCCCAACGATGTCCTCCTGGAGCAGCCGGACGGTGGGTTCGGCAAGCTGGCCGGCATCCTGGTCGAGGTGACGGGGGATACCGCGGGGCCCTGCGAGGTGGTGATCGGCATGGGGATCAATGTCGGCCTGCCCGCGGCGTTTCGCGCGGGGCTGGATCAGCCCGCCGCCGCCGTGCATGACCAGGCGCCCGGCGTGTCGCGCAATGAGCTCGCCGTGGAGCTGATCGAGGCGCTGCTGTCGCTGATGGCCGGCTTCGAGGCGCAGGGCTTTCCCGCCTGGCAGGCGGCCTGGAACGAGCGTCACGCCTTCGCGGATCATGAGGTGGATATCCTGCGCGGCGAGCGCCGCGAGGCGGCGGTGGCCGAAGGGGTCGATGGCTCGGGCAACCTGCTGGTACGCCGGGAGGGTCGGCTCGAGCGGCTGGCTGGCGGCGAGATCAGCGTGCGAGCGCGCTCATGA
- a CDS encoding type III pantothenate kinase: protein MILDLDIGNTLSKWRLKDADSSEIRSRGAVWTREEWRPGADIPDLDIVEAVRISSVARRAVLEETVALLHRQVGHVHVARSTPEALGVTNGYEEPERLGVDRWLGALAGYQLAGGCCAVDCGSAITIDFVLPGGRPLGGYILPGLRLMKESLKLGTRNVAIDPDSEAEELLVPGRRTVEAVNHGIYMAAVSAINRVYAEVCDMEGVALPLLLTGGDARVVARGLQVPHAVWPDMVYGGLEACFPLTAAERAGGMSGAPRVPAPVALEKIRAGLAFSMLL, encoded by the coding sequence ATGATCCTCGACCTCGATATCGGCAACACTCTCTCCAAGTGGCGGCTGAAGGATGCCGACAGCAGCGAGATTCGCTCCCGGGGCGCGGTATGGACCCGGGAGGAGTGGCGCCCGGGCGCCGATATCCCCGATCTGGACATCGTGGAGGCGGTGCGCATCTCCAGCGTGGCGCGACGCGCCGTGCTGGAGGAGACCGTGGCGTTGCTCCATCGCCAGGTGGGGCACGTTCACGTGGCGCGCTCGACCCCGGAGGCGCTCGGGGTGACCAACGGCTACGAGGAGCCCGAGCGGCTGGGCGTCGACCGCTGGCTCGGGGCGCTGGCGGGCTACCAGCTGGCGGGCGGCTGCTGTGCCGTGGACTGCGGCAGTGCCATCACCATCGACTTCGTGCTGCCGGGCGGACGCCCTCTGGGGGGCTATATCCTGCCCGGGCTGCGGCTGATGAAGGAGAGTCTCAAGCTGGGTACCCGCAACGTGGCGATCGATCCCGACAGCGAGGCCGAGGAGCTGCTGGTGCCCGGCAGGCGGACGGTGGAGGCGGTCAACCACGGCATCTACATGGCGGCGGTGAGCGCCATCAACCGCGTCTACGCCGAGGTCTGCGACATGGAGGGGGTGGCGCTGCCGCTGTTGCTCACCGGCGGCGATGCGCGGGTGGTCGCCAGGGGCCTCCAGGTGCCCCATGCGGTGTGGCCGGATATGGTCTATGGCGGACTGGAGGCCTGCTTCCCGCTCACGGCCGCCGAGCGTGCCGGCGGGATGTCAGGGGCGCCCAGGGTGCCGGCGCCGGTGGCGCTGGAAAAGATTCGCGCTGGGCTTGCATTCTCCATGCTGCTTTGA
- the secE gene encoding preprotein translocase subunit SecE produces the protein MKHSAEVQESRHDGLKWAAVVTLLVLAVVGNTYFADQALLYRVLGVVALCALAGVVALTTARGRELAELARAAKKEIQRVVWPTRPETVQTTAIVLVAVLVVGLMLWLIDTLLGWAMSGVIG, from the coding sequence ATGAAGCATAGCGCCGAGGTGCAGGAGTCGCGCCACGACGGGCTCAAGTGGGCGGCTGTCGTCACTCTGCTGGTTCTGGCCGTGGTCGGTAATACCTATTTCGCCGATCAGGCCCTGCTCTACCGCGTGCTGGGTGTCGTCGCGCTGTGTGCGCTGGCTGGCGTAGTGGCCCTGACCACCGCCCGCGGCCGCGAGCTCGCCGAACTGGCCCGCGCCGCCAAGAAAGAGATCCAGCGCGTGGTCTGGCCGACGCGTCCCGAGACCGTGCAGACCACCGCCATCGTGCTGGTGGCCGTGCTGGTGGTCGGCCTGATGCTGTGGTTGATCGACACCCTTCTTGGCTGGGCGATGTCCGGCGTCATTGGTTAG
- the nusG gene encoding transcription termination/antitermination protein NusG, with protein MSKRWYVVHAYSGFEKHVMRSLKERVKMYGMEDRFGEILVPTEEVVEMRDGKRRKSERKFYPGYVLVEMEMDDETWHLVNETPRVMGFIGGTKEKPAAITQKEADAILRRVQDGTDKPRPKTLFEPGQSVRVIDGPFADFNGVVEEVNYDKSRVQVSVLIFGRSTPVELEFAQVEKE; from the coding sequence ATGTCCAAGCGTTGGTACGTCGTTCACGCCTACTCCGGCTTCGAGAAGCATGTCATGCGCTCCCTCAAGGAGCGCGTGAAGATGTACGGCATGGAAGATCGCTTCGGCGAGATCCTGGTGCCGACCGAAGAAGTCGTCGAGATGCGTGACGGCAAGCGTCGCAAGAGCGAGCGCAAGTTCTATCCCGGCTACGTGCTGGTCGAGATGGAGATGGATGACGAGACCTGGCACCTGGTCAACGAGACCCCGCGCGTCATGGGGTTCATCGGTGGCACCAAGGAGAAGCCGGCCGCGATTACCCAGAAGGAGGCCGATGCCATCCTTCGTCGCGTCCAGGACGGTACCGACAAGCCGCGTCCCAAGACGCTGTTCGAGCCGGGTCAGTCCGTGCGTGTCATCGACGGCCCCTTCGCCGACTTCAACGGCGTCGTCGAAGAGGTCAACTACGACAAGAGCCGCGTCCAGGTCAGCGTGCTGATCTTCGGTCGCTCGACTCCCGTCGAACTGGAATTCGCTCAGGTCGAGAAGGAATAA
- the rplK gene encoding 50S ribosomal protein L11, producing the protein MAKKVQAYIKLQVAAGKANPSPSVGPALGQHGVNIMEFCKAFNAATQEIEPGLPTPVVITVYSDRSFTFITKTPPAAVLLKKAAGIKSGSGEPNKKKVGTVTREQLEEIAKTKEPDLTAADLDAAVRTIAGSARSMGLNVEGL; encoded by the coding sequence ATGGCCAAGAAAGTACAGGCTTACATCAAGCTGCAGGTTGCAGCTGGCAAAGCCAACCCGAGTCCCTCCGTCGGTCCCGCTCTGGGTCAGCACGGCGTGAACATCATGGAGTTCTGCAAGGCGTTCAACGCCGCGACCCAGGAGATCGAGCCGGGTCTGCCCACTCCCGTGGTGATCACCGTCTATTCCGACCGCAGCTTCACCTTCATCACCAAGACCCCGCCCGCCGCGGTCCTGCTGAAGAAGGCCGCTGGCATCAAGTCCGGCTCCGGTGAGCCGAACAAGAAGAAGGTCGGCACCGTGACCCGTGAGCAGCTCGAAGAGATCGCCAAGACCAAGGAGCCGGATCTGACGGCTGCCGATCTCGACGCCGCTGTGCGTACCATTGCCGGTAGCGCCCGCAGCATGGGCCTGAACGTGGAGGGTCTCTGA
- the rplA gene encoding 50S ribosomal protein L1, translated as MAKLTKRAKLIREKVDPTKAYSLEEAVALLAELSTVKFKESLDVAINLGVDPRKSDQVVRGATVMPNGTGKDVRVAVFTQGANADAAKEAGADIVGMDDLAEQVKKGQLDFDVVIASPDAMRVVGQLGQILGPRGLMPNPKVGTVTPDVATAVKNAKAGQVRFRTDKNGIIHTTLGKVDFDAAAIQGNLEALVADLKRLKPSSSKGIYFKKITLSTTMGPGVTLDHSALV; from the coding sequence ATGGCCAAGCTGACCAAGCGTGCAAAACTGATTCGCGAGAAGGTCGATCCGACCAAGGCCTACTCTCTGGAAGAGGCCGTGGCACTGCTCGCCGAGCTCTCCACCGTCAAGTTCAAGGAGTCGCTGGACGTCGCCATCAACCTGGGCGTCGATCCGCGTAAATCCGACCAGGTGGTTCGCGGTGCAACCGTGATGCCCAACGGTACCGGCAAGGACGTGCGCGTTGCCGTCTTTACCCAGGGTGCCAACGCCGATGCCGCCAAGGAAGCCGGTGCCGACATCGTCGGCATGGACGACCTGGCCGAGCAGGTCAAGAAGGGCCAGCTCGACTTCGACGTGGTCATCGCCTCCCCGGACGCCATGCGTGTGGTCGGCCAGCTGGGCCAGATCCTCGGTCCGCGCGGCCTGATGCCGAACCCCAAGGTCGGCACCGTGACCCCGGACGTGGCCACTGCGGTCAAGAACGCCAAGGCCGGTCAGGTGCGTTTCCGTACCGACAAGAACGGCATCATCCACACCACCCTTGGCAAGGTCGATTTCGACGCCGCTGCCATCCAGGGCAACCTGGAAGCGCTGGTCGCTGACCTGAAGCGTCTGAAGCCGAGCTCCTCCAAGGGCATCTACTTCAAGAAGATCACCCTGTCCACCACCATGGGCCCGGGCGTGACTCTGGATCACTCTGCCCTGGTCTGA
- the rplJ gene encoding 50S ribosomal protein L10 translates to MPLALEGKKAIVAEVSEAAKGALSVVVADSRGVTVEKMTDLRKQARENGVQLRVVRNTLARRALEGTQWECLNESFVGPTLLAFSTEHPGAAARLLKEFAKSEKDFEVKALAYEGELIPAADIDRLATLPTYDEAIAKLMSVMKEASAGKLVRTLAALRDQKQEQAA, encoded by the coding sequence GTGCCACTAGCACTCGAAGGCAAGAAGGCGATTGTTGCCGAGGTCAGTGAAGCGGCCAAGGGTGCGCTCTCCGTCGTAGTTGCCGATTCTCGTGGCGTCACGGTCGAGAAGATGACCGATCTGCGCAAGCAGGCCCGCGAGAATGGCGTCCAGCTGCGTGTTGTTCGCAACACCCTGGCACGCCGCGCCCTCGAAGGCACTCAGTGGGAGTGTCTGAACGAGAGCTTTGTTGGCCCGACCCTGCTGGCCTTCTCCACCGAGCATCCGGGCGCCGCCGCCCGTCTGTTAAAGGAGTTCGCCAAGTCGGAGAAGGACTTCGAAGTCAAGGCGCTGGCCTACGAAGGCGAGCTGATCCCGGCTGCTGATATCGACCGCCTGGCGACCCTGCCGACCTACGACGAGGCCATCGCCAAGCTGATGTCCGTCATGAAGGAAGCGTCTGCCGGCAAGCTGGTCCGTACCCTGGCCGCCCTGCGCGACCAGAAGCAGGAACAAGCCGCCTGA
- the rplL gene encoding 50S ribosomal protein L7/L12: MALTKEDIINAVADMSVMEVVELIEAMEEKFGVSAAAAVMAGPAAGGEAAAEEQTEFDLVLTSAGDKKVNVIKVVREITGLGLKEAKGAVDGAPATIKEGMSKEDAEAAKAKLEEAGAGVELK, from the coding sequence ATGGCACTGACCAAAGAAGACATCATCAACGCCGTCGCCGACATGTCCGTCATGGAAGTCGTCGAGCTGATCGAAGCGATGGAAGAGAAGTTCGGCGTCTCTGCCGCTGCCGCCGTCATGGCTGGCCCGGCTGCCGGCGGTGAAGCCGCTGCCGAAGAGCAGACCGAGTTCGACCTGGTGCTGACCAGCGCCGGCGACAAGAAGGTCAACGTGATCAAGGTCGTTCGCGAGATCACCGGCCTGGGTCTGAAGGAAGCCAAGGGTGCCGTCGATGGCGCGCCGGCGACCATCAAGGAAGGCATGTCCAAGGAAGACGCAGAAGCGGCCAAGGCCAAGCTGGAAGAAGCCGGCGCAGGCGTGGAACTCAAGTAA